The DNA window AATATATGATACAATTCAAAGCTTAAATATAGGGATACTTTAACCAGCACATGCAGCTATGTATAGCCTGTCAGGTCTCCTTTAAACAAAGGAGGGGAGTTACTTGAAGAAAAAGCAAGGAGAGTGACGAGAGCAGAACCACATTAGCAGCCCCAGTTCTCATTTATTTCCTCAGATCTGAGAATAAAATGGAAGCCATTTTGTTTCCTTGTTTACTCCAAAAAgacagtttataaacaaaaaacatagaaaaaaaaatctgtctcCACTGAACCAGAGTTTGAGAGAAGGGGTTATGAACAACCAGCTCTTCCAAGCAAAAGCTCTTAATTCCACTTATCCACCACCAGTCTCGTTAATGTGAGCATTCTCCCTCTTTAGCTTGATCTCAAAGATGAAGCCCATGTCTGAATCAGTTCCATGAGGGCTGCTCTCCCATAAGTGCTACTGATGGTGAGCATGGTGTCCTCAAGACCACAACAGAGCTTCCTGAGCATGGTTCTTCACAAGAGAGAAGACCCAAGAAAGGGGAGCCACAccaaaagaaagagacagaggtgGAGGACAGAGCATAGGAGATACTAGTGTATGAGGTGGTGGTAGAAGTGAGAAACTGTTCTTTTTGCCCTCAGGAGAAGCCCAGGCAGCTGGATGTGCTGGAACGCTGTTGCAGACGGGCCATGGTGTTCATGCTGGAGTTGGAGGCTTTCAGGGGTGTGATGCAGCCAAGGGCTTGTGGAAAACGCTGGTGGTATCTGTCTAGACGCAGGTATTTCACAGTCACAAGCTTCCCTGGAAAAAGAAGTTTAGCTTTTCAGTAAAGCCTTGCAACTGTTtgtaaatctttatttttttttttttatttacagtgatCGTTGCAAAGTGAAATGCTGTTTCACATCCCATCTATTATAGTTACTGATGTAATTTACCATCAAACCAAGAGCCATGAAGGGCCTTGAAAGCTTTCCCAGCATGCTCTGCTGAAAGGCACTTCACATAAACGCAGCCCTATAAAGACAAgaccaaaaaaaacccaatttttatttttaaatatgtctactaaaattaatgaataaatatatacttaAATTTTAGAAAACGTCTTATGGCTTTACACATTTAGTATTCAAGTTCTGTAATGAACTGTCCAAggtgtgattttaaaaatgtgatgcATTAGCAACAATAAGCATGAAAATGTCAATTAACAAAAGAAATGTACCTCTCGTGAATTCTTGTCAACAGCGATGTGGACAATTCCATCATTGTCACTGCATTTCTCAAGAATAGCTTCATGAATGGCAAGATGCCAGTTTTCCCCCACCTCCCTGTTCAATACAAAAGACTGGGTAGTGAGACTGGGTAGTCTATAGtcttaaatcattttaaatgtatgcaATTATGAGTACATGTCAAACATGATCAAGCACTTAAGGATTTGTCAGATGCAATTAGCTTTTACCCCATTTTAACAGTACACTCCATTGAATAAGGTTGGGATTGATCGTGCATTTACATCGCTCACCCTAGAGGTCATGTGAGCCTTTTCAAAATATCTGAAAATATCAGAAGGTCAATAAAAACTGAAAGTTTACTTGTTACTCCTCCCACACTAACAGATCATCTGTGGCATCAATTACTTCTGATAGGGATTCCAACCTGGGTGTTCATTTCCAATTTGAAAATTTGTCGGGAGGGTCAAGCTGGGTTTGATATTTGCTACAAATACAGTAGTGTGTACTAATGTGAACTAAATCCTTAGAACAATGCTTAACTTGGGAAACTTACATTACAGGGTCAAACATGTTGCGAATCTTCAGACATGGTGTTAAACTGTTTGGTGGTGAATTCCTCCTATCCAATGGAAAtgctaaaaatacaaaaggaaGACAGGTCGGTTGAATGTGAACCCTTTTCCCCTGAGGTTTAGGATCAGGACTTATGATGACCACAGGCTTACCTTTGCCCTGCCATACTTTGGAAGGCATCTTGTCACAGGACATCGAGGGCTGGAGCCACCTCCATACAAGCAAGTCAGCTCCTCCAATTCTCTGCGTTTCTGTGCGGATGCGGGACTCACTTGCTGAGAGAAAACGTACTGCTCTGTCCCACACCTTCTTCATCTTTTTCCTGACAATTAACAAAAAAGACAATAAGCCATTCGATGTCTATCAAAAGTTCTTTAACATAAAAACAGGTGATATTTAGTTCCAATCACAAtcaatttttaaacaaaacaaagacatggCTGCCTTTATATATCAAAATTAAATGCTTGGTGGTGGAGACCTTTCTTGTGGCTGTACAAGGGAGTCCCGCACATGAGGGATGGGCAGGTATGGCTGCAGGTCCTTATTCTCCTGACATGCCTCATTATGGCTCCTCATCACATCTGTACATAAAGTAGTAAAGCTTTTAAATATGCATCAGGCTCCGCCAAACATGCCATATTTCAATTATGCAAGGCATAAAGCTGATCTGGTCTTCATACCTATGATCCTCTCCACCATGTCATACATTTGCCTggtctcctcttcctctctcctccaGCGGTACTTCATGTAATACAGGAAGGCCCAAACAACACCAATGCCTTTGAGAAGCGAGTGGGGggaggggaaaaataaataaataagtatgaACAACTGAACgtagtaaatgttttttttttgtagttggaGCATGTAAGCTGAGGGCTTTTAGGTTAATTTGATCaatcaaaatgaaataaataaataaagcatattTAGTTAGTGTACAAGTAAAAGCTGAGAGAGATACCAGCGAGGGCGAGGAGCACTCTATATATCACGGTGAAGAAGGCTCGCCGGAACCGACATATAAAAGACATGCGTGGGTGGGTGGACTCTAGACGAGAGACATCAGACACTTCCTCCACTGGCTGTGCGGGGTCAGCTGCAATCAACCTATAAGCCcatatttgaatattatttttcaaGCAAGTAAATGAATTAAAGTGTTACAACAAATCTGAATGTTCGGTTTACCTTATTCCCACAATCTCTCCAGTTTTTATGATCCACTCCAAAGAAATGTGTATCCAACTTTCATAGACTTTATTTCGTTGCTACTCAGAACAAGAAAATAACACtcagaaaaatgtatttcaaatcCAGTTTCATAGATTAAGCAATCAAAGCAAATTTAACAAACAATCAAATGATTATCTTaaaaatgaattcattaattaaaataaaaataatgagtaTCTAATGGCTGGGCTGAAACAGATGCAGACATTCAATTCAAGAGAGACAGTTTGATTCATCCAAATTATATAAACATGCCTTATTAGAAATAAATTAACATGGGAAACTTAACCTTTAGAAACTCTGCAGCCTCAGAGAAGGAGACACTTCTGTTTAATGGCTCATTTAGATCTCTGCAGTCATGTTCACCTGAGAGAATACAAAGAGCGTATTTAAATGAGTAGAGAAAAGTTTAGAGGACATTTAGAGGAAAAATTAAATGTCATTCCTAACTGTTATGTCTATTACAGTACTGgtaaacatatatatttgtgATGATTATAAGAACATCACTCCCAGCACAACATTTCATACAATTAATTCAGATCAtgttaaaataagaaaaaattatatatttgagCTGTCTTTAGGTTgcactacattttaaaatatgtcttcACCTGCAATATCAGCCAGATGATCATGCAGATGAAGGAGGAGGCCAAGAATTAGGtccttttctgttttgttctagaagaaaaaaaagagcatcATGTTTTAGAAGGCAACGTTTTTAAATTGACACAACCAGTTTTTCTATTATCTTCTAATGTAGCTAATCTTATATAGTGGGCCTATTACACTAGGATTAATAATATATGACACATACCAGCATtcaatcatttaaaataacaaaaaaggcTATTGTAAGCATATCATTGCAAACTCATTTGGATCAAAGATAGGGAAACTTATCAATTAAATTAACAGAAAAGACAAACTAAAAAAGTAACTTACATATGAACTGTCGAATTCTGTTCCAAATGGATGGCTCTTCACTGCAAAAGAAAAAAGGCAACTGCTATTACATCAGCCATAGCTATaagctttttaaaaacagcttAGCCTACTAAGAGAATTACATTCTTTGCAAAGGCAGGGCAGCATTTCCCAGTCACAACAGTTGAGGGCAGACAGTCAAAGAGGCTGTGAGAATGAGTGTCTCACACTTGTACTACTGTCTGCAAGGGAACACTCTGAGCCTCATTCCTCTTATATGCCAACAATAAGCACAGCCAAAGTCTCCCTTCATGTCTCAATCAGATGCACAAATTCACTGAAATCATGGATGGCTCAGACAGGAAACATGACAGAGAAACAGTAAACTAAATCTGTTTCCATTCTTGAGCACCTAATAATCACTTTGATATTTTGTGTGCTCCTTGTCATCCGAGCCATTCTCCCAACAGGGAATGTAAACAAAAGGTTTAATATTAAAGAATGTTCTGAAAATCAGACTGAAAGTTATAAAAACTGATAATATGCAAATTGATATTTCTAATATTATGCGCTCTAATATTAAATTTCACATCTGAACTTAAAGAAATAACACTAAATTGTAAATTGTATGCATTTGCAGAAGCTTAAGTCTGAAATGCCAAAGAGAAAGTCCTGGGGTTAATATACTGCCCATGTCAAACAATTAGTTTGTTGGTTAAAACTgacccaaataaaaaaaaaaggaaaagattgTCTTTACTGCGGTGCTCTAAATATTAAAGTGGccatataaaaagaaaaatcaatttTAAGTGCATTAGAACATTGAGATGGAGAATTggagctcgtaaaattacaaaaaaaaaaaaaaaaacaataaataaataaataaatttaacagCCCAGTCAGTTATCTGTGATTTGCCCAAGTCAGTCAACATCAGGAGCTGTTCAGATTTAACATGTAAAAAGACTGATGAGAATGTGTTATTCCCCtctttaattataaatatacaaGAACAGAAactcgttaaaaaaaaaaaagcaaatggtaTCTGACCTAAGGTCTTTTTACACTAAGTATGAGTTTACTCATACCCCAAGTACGATTTTTAATATAGCAGAACATTCACATCAAACCCAATTTTAATGCATCcgcaaaacacagaaaatagaaCAGGTTCTAATTTAAAATCAGATGCAGAGTTGCAGTCCATCAGTTTCAGACTCCGTGCACTGGCTGATACTGAGGATAAAGGCCTTTTCACACTAAGCTAGCTAATAATTAGGACCTGACCCATATACTGCTTGGTCAATATAGACAACCTGCATTTTTATCAGTACCTGCTAAAACACAGCAGTTACCCATCTCTACTTTGGAATCTCCTCAAATGAATGTTTAGTGCATTAAAATTGGTATTGCCCACAAAATTATCTCAGTGAAGCcctaataacacacacacacacacacactacagaagaTCTGATGCAAGTGGTGCCGGACAGCCAAAAGAGTCAATCAGTCTAGCTTTGGCCAAAGGCAACCCAGGTCTCTTGAGAGATGAACAATTAGGCCGCTTTAGCATGTCTGTGACCTAGATGTCTGGCACTTGCTCTTCACTCAAAGCTCCCTCCTCGAGAGCCTACATTGAAACGAGCCTCACATGCTCAGGCATTCAAAATTTACCCTAACCTAACGGTGGCTTCTTCTGAAAATGCTGAACCACAGAGAATACACAGGCTACTTTATCAATGAAAACTACTCTACTGTGAAATCACAGTGTAGATCTGAGAAGACATTACCTAGTACACTGTCCAAGTTAACCTGTATGAAAACTACCTGGCCGTTAGCTGTGAGATGTGTTCACATGTATGTAAAGCTAAAGACCTTTACACTCTAGCCTGATAGTAGGTAGTGTGTATGCACTAAAACTGTGAGTTGtcatcttttattattatttttttttaaaacatatgaaCCCATGACAATTtcaatacaaatatttacaaaaattaaaCTGGCGTTATAAGGTTGTGTAGAAACAATATTAATTTCTATTTAATAGCAAATTAAGTATAATGTATAGAATGTACATGCTTAAGTATAGCATCCCCTTCAAGACCTAGAATTTTTAAAGTAGATACCTGCAAATATTGGTAAGAAACTTTTAGAGTATATCACTAGCAAGAAGCAAAATTTcatgataaaaaaaatcccacCACAACCAATAATACGAAGATTTTGTTTGACATACAGCCACATAATTGTCCTAAACCCAATTTCAAAGCAAATGCAGTTATTGTAAAGCACCTCCTGCGAGATAACCATATAGCCAACATGGTGAATGGTTTAAGAATAAGTCTGGAATGCTCAGAGATCAACAAGAGCTGATAACACACAATTACACTAGACTGACTGACTCATTCAGTTCCTTTTGAACCTTCATGACTGCAGCACTGTGGTAGGTGAACACCAGGATCCTACAGTAAGAGCGAGTCATACCACAAGGCAGACAAGAGGTGGAGCACATACATTCCAGTGCCTTCAAGCAAGTTTAACTGCTGTTCTAAAGgtaatgcccccccccccctcaaccAGACAAAAGTGGCATACTCTATTTCCTGTCTGAGAGTGAGAACAGCTCAGGGTGACAAGTGGTAACGTGTGCTTCTGACACGTCTGACTGAGCTGGTAGACGCAGCAATTTAAAGTATTTTCCGGAATTTGCCGTGTTAGTTTAGGCAAATGTTTTCAGCGATTTATTTTTCCCTTTCAATTTGGCCCTTGAACACAATGATGTCATCCATTTAAACAAGTGCATACTTACACAGAATAACAGAGACAAGGCTCACAACACCAGACTCATGATACTTATATAAGCAGTCTGGGTCTCAAACCTCTGAAAATGTAGATGATAGATTTAGCAGTGAGGAAATATTATGAATTGAAGAGatgtaataaaattataattttccTATGCAGCAAAACTGTTCAATTCAAACATatgcgcaaaaaaaaaaaaaaaaaagtccatggCTGGTTTCACCCACTCTGAGCTCTTCAAGGTGATTAAAACTGGCAAAATTAGGTGGTTGGGTGAAgatcagaaaataaataaataattaaacaaacaaacaatcctGATAAATCATTTGCTATTCATAATTCAGTCTGGGACTCGGCAGATAGTCAAATAAACATCATGcagattttaatttatattttaaagggaTATTTACCATACCCTGGGAGAACAGAACATATATATGTCAAGCTAGGCTACAATGATAAAAATGGGTTTCTGTTTCCTGTAATGCTAATTCAGGTGGCTGCAGTTTTCCATATTACTTAGAAGCATCAGAAGATACCTACGTTAGAAATATCAACTATCGATTTCAGTCCCTATTTCCTTTACACGTGCATCCCATCTAGGCTAATTTAGGTCAAGGAAACCAGACCATAGGATTAGTTTCCTGAGCAAAAACAAAGCATATTTTTGACCTTACCATGAAAATTGCCAGTCACCAATgaacaatatttttaatatagctAGGGTCTGGGCAAGAGAGCTGTGATACTCAAAAGTGCTGATCCTTCCTTAAAACGTTACCCATGTCGGAAAACCTTAGTTATACAAAGTGTTCTAAACAAAATCGTGTCCTTTCAATGAGCTAAGTTTCTCAACTACAGATAGATGAAAATCACTTACAAACAACTTCTGTGGAGCTGGAACCACGCATTCTCAGGTACATGAGGCCAAGCAACAGGAAAAAGAGGCATGCGGCAGTCAGGAGGAACATGGACAGGTAATGTGCGCTGAAACCTCCAGTGCCAGACACCTCCTCTCTGCGGAACTGTTGGAGAAGCTCGTCCTCTGGGGCCGGTGACTTGTGTTTGGAGCCGGACTGGCTGTAGCTGTGATTGGAACCAGTGTGGTTGGAGTGGTTGGGTCGGTGGGTCTGGGAGAGGCTGGTATAAGAGGAAGGGAAGCGGGGTCGAAGGCCGAAGCTAAAGGAGGGCGAGCCTAGGGATGTATTGAGAgaagggaacacacacacaaaattatatatatattaaaaatccaTTTTTAGAAAACGTTCCACATGCTATCCATACGCTAggcatgttttattaattttctaaAGGAAATGCATACAAATACTGCAAATAAACCCACGCACAGCCCCAATGTTAACTTCAAAATATAGACTTTGGCATGGTAAAAATATTTCCCTATAGAGAATGTGCTGCCATATTTTCTCAATCACACCATCAAGAACAGAAAATTgcacaacaaaaaatatataatataacccaCCTCTGGTTGAACCTTCTCCATTGTCAATGTGATTTTTGGGTCTGTTGCTCATGTCCGCACCATTCTCAGAAATCACAGAAGAGCTGAATCCATAAGTTTTCCTATGGATGTGGTCCAGTTCGGCCTGCTTACTGCCTCTTCTTAAATTATCTTCCTCCTGGTGTTGACGAAATGGCAAAAATATAATTGTGATACTTGAAGACATTTTCATCGTTTCAACATTCTGACACAATTAAGTAATCACATTTAATACGGAGACAGAAACTTACAATCATTTATTCAAAACGTAACATACTGTAATACTAAACTAAACTTCAATACAACTAAAAGTGCACTGTTTTTAATTAACCACTGTTCACAAAAGCTTATTTTCACATCGATGACGATAAAACACCGTCATATTGCCCACCTCTGGTTcgtcctcctcgtcctcctcatCATTTCTTATTCTTTTTGACTGACACTGGGAGGATTTTGATAGGCTTTTTCTGGATAAAAGATGCCGTCCATCTCCCTCctcttcttcatcttcctcttcgTCTGTATCTGAGTAATCCCCCGCGAGTTTGCTACTGTTAAGCGTGTAAGATTTTCTGCTCCCGTTCAGAGCCCTGTTACCCCTCTCATGATCTTCTTCAAAGTTATTCTCCTTCTCAAGCGCAGAATAGTCCTTCCCGGCCTCGTTCAAATCCGCCCTACCGTGGCTGAGCCACCAGGGAGACGACTCGACCCCGCTTCTCCCGCTCTCCGAGCGCCGCGGAGGCAACTTGCTTTGGCTGCCTAGAGCACCACTTTCCCGGGAAGGAGGCCTTATTGTCTGCGGCCCCGGACCGGAGCCTCGGTCTCTCCTATGGTTCAGGCCCCCTTTGTGCTGCGGCGCCTCAGCGTCTGACTCATCCGAGCTAAAGCCCAGTACGAACTTCCCTGTCCCGTCCCTCGGTTTAGCGTTCAGGAGTTGTCGGCCCGTCGCCGAAAGGCCGCcgctgttgttgttatttttcgGGCTAACGCTGCTGCTGCTAGTACCACCGCCACCGCCGCTCCGGCCTTTAGCGCCTCTGAACCGCTGTTGTCGCTCCTCGCGGAGCTTCTTCAGCTTCTTCAGGTACACGGGCCGCGTGTTCTCTGTAACCGGCCCCGGAGTAAAGCCCAGCCGTTTTAACTCAGAGAAAAGCTCCTCGTCCGTTAGCTGCGTCGCCGCCGCCATCTTCACTCAGAagaaactcagagagagagggagggagagagaggcgcTAATGGAAGTGACGCAAAAGCCGCCTGTAAAGTtaaagttagagagagagagagagagagagagagagagagagagagagacagtcttCATGCGGGTCTAAAACAaagatttaatttttaatgtttaatatgcAACAAAGTAAATG is part of the Hoplias malabaricus isolate fHopMal1 chromosome 4, fHopMal1.hap1, whole genome shotgun sequence genome and encodes:
- the lemd3 gene encoding inner nuclear membrane protein Man1, yielding MAAATQLTDEELFSELKRLGFTPGPVTENTRPVYLKKLKKLREERQQRFRGAKGRSGGGGGTSSSSVSPKNNNNSGGLSATGRQLLNAKPRDGTGKFVLGFSSDESDAEAPQHKGGLNHRRDRGSGPGPQTIRPPSRESGALGSQSKLPPRRSESGRSGVESSPWWLSHGRADLNEAGKDYSALEKENNFEEDHERGNRALNGSRKSYTLNSSKLAGDYSDTDEEEDEEEEGDGRHLLSRKSLSKSSQCQSKRIRNDEEDEEDEPEEEDNLRRGSKQAELDHIHRKTYGFSSSVISENGADMSNRPKNHIDNGEGSTRGSPSFSFGLRPRFPSSYTSLSQTHRPNHSNHTGSNHSYSQSGSKHKSPAPEDELLQQFRREEVSGTGGFSAHYLSMFLLTAACLFFLLLGLMYLRMRGSSSTEVVLKSHPFGTEFDSSYNKTEKDLILGLLLHLHDHLADIAGEHDCRDLNEPLNRSVSFSEAAEFLKQRNKVYESWIHISLEWIIKTGEIVGIRLIAADPAQPVEEVSDVSRLESTHPRMSFICRFRRAFFTVIYRVLLALAGIGVVWAFLYYMKYRWRREEEETRQMYDMVERIIDVMRSHNEACQENKDLQPYLPIPHVRDSLVQPQERKKMKKVWDRAVRFLSASESRIRTETQRIGGADLLVWRWLQPSMSCDKMPSKVWQGKAFPLDRRNSPPNSLTPCLKIRNMFDPVMEVGENWHLAIHEAILEKCSDNDGIVHIAVDKNSREGCVYVKCLSAEHAGKAFKALHGSWFDGKLVTVKYLRLDRYHQRFPQALGCITPLKASNSSMNTMARLQQRSSTSSCLGFS